From a region of the Saccharomyces paradoxus chromosome IV, complete sequence genome:
- a CDS encoding uncharacterized protein (similar to YDR124W), translating to MGMEELRRALALLNGQGYEFMVFVKERDHLKGESIPKKFFSESFISSSIERDPPLTFDPLVNRKKITVYEKNIQPKMMLPLDQPILVRNYLYAAFKLLRQVPCKAIAKLWIKIIEPRKKTRFPYIKGDARKPTWWPKDVEHKEPDHLHKADRLNLMCTIIMNVLPQSPFGHEILDELIRVTVAMTIFKRENVKRVIIKNVLEIAKCLCNKDFKRNTVSLDDLNDLAHKQKKSNHSHRLDVNKMANVGKDLLQQSSGSDFSPSRTIPTKESYTEYLSRGYYPVSEDHSNSIFRTEGVVDFDPLFLTKLDELSSSDDPRDFI from the coding sequence ATGGGTATGGAAGAGCTCAGAAGAGCGCTGGCGCTGCTGAATGGCCAGGGATATGAGTTCATGGTGTTTGTAAAAGAGAGAGATCATTTGAAAGGCGAGTCgattccaaaaaaattcttttcagaGAGTTTtatatcatcttcaatagAAAGGGACCCCCCGCTAACATTCGACCCATTGGtaaataggaaaaaaataactgtttatgaaaaaaatattcaacCAAAGATGATGCTGCCCTTAGATCAGCCTATATTAGTGCGGAATTACCTGTATGCGGCTTTTAAGTTATTAAGACAGGTACCATGCAAGGCAATCGCTAAGTTATGgataaaaataattgaGCCAAGGAAAAAGACCAGGTTCCCATACATTAAAGGTGATGCTAGAAAACCAACATGGTGGCCAAAAGATGTAGAACATAAAGAGCCAGACCACCTCCATAAAGCAGATCGACTGAATTTGATGTGCACCATAATAATGAACGTTCTACCACAATCGCCCTTCGGCCATGAGATTTTGGATGAGCTTATAAGAGTGACTGTAGCAATGACCATCTTTAAGAGAGAAAACGTGAAGAGAGtaattataaaaaatgttCTTGAAATTGCCAAATGCTTGTGTAACAAAGATTTCAAACGAAATACCGTATCACTTGATGATCTAAATGACCTGGCCCacaaacagaaaaaatcaaatcacAGTCATCGATTGGATGTCAATAAAATGGCCAACGTGGGAAAAGATTTGCTACAACAGTCAAGTGGAAGTGATTTTTCACCTTCGAGGACCATTCCCACAAAAGAAAGTTACACAGAATACCTATCCAGGGGATATTATCCTGTATCGGAAGATCATTCAAATAGCATATTCCGAACAGAAGGGGTAGTTGATTTCGATCCGCTATTCCTTACTAAATTGGATGAATTAAGTAGTAGCGATGATCCTAGagattttatttga
- the KIN1 gene encoding serine/threonine protein kinase KIN1 (Serine/threonine protein kinase involved in regulation of exocytosis~similar to YDR122W), with protein sequence MDDYHVNTAFSMGRRNKQDDGNSESNSMHTQPSTMAPATLRMMGKSPQQQQQQQNTPLMPPVDIKYVNSGNSHQAEQRERRAELESKPRENAAKSNAISQSRASSSQGMPKQFHRKSLGDWEFVETVGAGSMGKVKLAKHRYTSEVCAVKIVNRATKAFLHKEQMLPPPKNEQDVLERQKKLEKEISRDKRTIREASLGQILYHPHICRLFEMCTLSNHFYMLFEYVSGGQLLDYIIQHGSIREHQARKFARGIASALMYLHANNIVHRDLKIENIMISDSSEIKIIDFGLSNLYDSRKQLHTFCGSLYFAAPELLKANPYTGPEVDVWSFGVVLFVLVCGKVPFDDENSSVLHEKIKQGKVEYPQHLSIEVISLLSKMLVVDPKRRATLKQVVEHHWMVRGFNGPPPSYLPKRVPLTIETLDTNVLKEMYRLEFIDDVEETRSVLLSIISDHTYVLLSRQYWTLAAKIRAESSDSENIPNITESFEDPTRAYHPMISIYYLTSEMLNRKHAKIQNQQQRQSSENIEKLSEIPESVKQKDVEVDTTAIKSEPEAASATKDTAVPFTPKNGDNTEPPLHVLIPPKLAMPEQAHTSPTSRKSSDNQRREMEYALSPTPQGNDYQQFRVPSTTGDSSEKAKFGNIFRKLSQRRKKTVEQASVNSNNSVNKPVQKTHSRAVSDFVPGFAKPSYDSNYTVNEPLKTSDNKGNNKEDFPALPANAENMVEKQREKQMEEDIMKLRDINKQSNEVEKGSGRETYAVQKFEGSDDDENHPLAPLNVAKGRKLHPSARAKSVGHARRESLKYMRPPVPTSAYPQQELIDTGFLESSDDNKSDSLGNVTSHTNDSASVHSVNVHINSSSIEKELTDEQILQEASKAPAGSMPSIDFPRSLFLKGFFSVQTTSSKPLPIVRYKIMFVLRKMHIDFKEVKGGFVCMQRFSSNMAAKREETPRSIMPVSHHGSIRRQGSNKYSPSSPLTTNSIHQRKSSITETYGDDKYSGTSLENIRQQGDGSGGMTTTEKEPIKFEIHIVKVRIVGLAGVHFKKISGNTWMYKELASSILKELNL encoded by the coding sequence ATGGACGATTATCACGTAAATACTGCCTTCTCAATGGGCAGACGTAATAAACAGGATGATGGCAATAGTGAAAGTAATAGCATGCACACACAACCAAGTACTATGGCGCCCGCTACGCTGAGAATGATGGGCAAGAGTCctcaacagcagcagcagcagcagaaCACACCGTTAATGCCTCCGGTAGATATCAAGTATGTAAATAGTGGTAATTCTCATCAAGCAGAGCAAAGGGAGAGGCGAGCAGAACTTGAAAGTAAACCCAGAGAGAACGCGGCAAAGTCAAATGCCATCAGCCAAAGTCGAGCTTCCTCTTCTCAGGGCATGCCTAAGCAATTCCATAGAAAATCATTGGGAGATTGGGAGTTTGTCGAAACAGTTGGTGCAGGTTCTATGGGTAAGGTGAAGCTGGCAAAGCATCGTTACACTAGTGAGGTTTGTGCAGTAAAAATTGTAAACCGTGCTACGAAGGCTTTTCTGCATAAAGAACAAATGCTACCACCACCTAAAAATGAACAAGATGTTTTGGAGAGACAGaagaaattagaaaaggaaatatcTAGGGATAAAAGAACTATTCGGGAAGCGTCGTTGGGACAAATCTTGTATCATCCACATATATGTAGGCTTTTTGAAATGTGCACTTTGTCAAACCATTTCTATATGTTGTTTGAATATGTCTCAGGTGGTCAGCTGTTGGATTATATCATTCAACATGGATCGATACGAGAGCATCAAGCAAGAAAGTTTGCTAGAGGTATCGCGAGTGCCTTAATGTACCTGCATGCAAACAATATCGTGCATAGAGATCTGAAGATAGAAAACATCATGATTTCAGATTCCAGTGAAATCAAGATAATTGATTTTGGGTTGTCAAATCTTTATGATTCAAGGAAGCAGCTTCACACATTTTGCGgttctttatattttgcTGCTCCCGAGTTATTAAAAGCAAATCCTTATACAGGGCCTGAAGTTGATGTCTGGTCATTCGGTGTAGTTTTATTTGTCTTGGTATGCGGTAAAGTTCCATTTGACGACGAAAATTCAAGCGTTTTACATGAAAAGATCAAGCAAGGTAAGGTTGAATATCCTCAACATTTATCTATCGAGGTAATATCATTGTTATCCAAAATGTTGGTGGTAGAtccaaaaagaagagcGACACTTAAACAGGTTGTTGAGCACCACTGGATGGTAAGAGGATTTAATGGCCCCCCTCCTTCTTACTTACCGAAGAGAGTTCCATTAACCATCGAAACACTTGATACAAATGTCTTGAAAGAGATGTATCGTTTGGAATTTATTGACGACGTGGAGGAAACAAGAAGTGTTTTGCTCAGTATAATCTCTGATCATACTTACGTTCTTCTTTCCAGACAATACTGGACTTTGGCGGCCAAAATCAGGGCAGAATCTAGCGATAgtgaaaatattccaaaCATAACGGAGAGTTTTGAAGATCCAACTAGGGCATATCATCCAATGATTTCCATATACTATCTGACCTCTGAAATGCTCAATAGGAAACATGCGAAAATACAGAATCAGCAGCAGCGACAGAGTTCtgaaaatatagaaaaacTTTCTGAAATACCGGAAAGCGTAAAGCAAAAGGACGTTGAGGTTGATACAACTGCAATTAAATCAGAACCGGAAGCTGCATCAGCGACGAAAGATACTGCTGTACCATTCACTCCTAAAAACGGTGATAATACAGAGCCACCCTTACATGTCTTAATTCCACCAAAATTAGCAATGCCAGAACAAGCGCATACATCACCGACGAGTAGAAAAAGTTCCGATAATCAACGCCGTGAAATGGAATATGCTCTCTCCCCAACTCCTCAGGGAAATGATTATCAACAATTTAGGGTACCCTCAACTACAGGTGATTCCTCAGAAAAGGCGAAGTTTGGGAATATATTTAGAAAATTATCACAACGCCGTAAAAAGACCGTTGAACAGGCATCTGTTAATAGTAACAATAGTGTCAATAAACCTGTACAAAAGACACATTCACGCGCTGTATCGGATTTTGTTCCTGGCTTTGCTAAACCAAGTTATGATTCAAATTATACCGTGAATGAACCTCTCAAGACTAGTGATAATAAAGGTAACAATAAAGAGGACTTTCCAGCATTGCCTGCGAATGCAGAAAATATGGTGGAAAAGCAAAGAGAGAAGCAAATGGAGGAAGATATAATGAAATTGCGTGATATTAACAAACAGAGTAACGAAGTTGAGAAAGGAAGCGGACGGGAAACTTACGCTGTACAGAAATTTGAAGGGAGTGATGACGACGAGAATCATCCCTTAGCACCGCTCAATGTTGCAAAAGGTCGAAAACTTCATCCAAGCGCAAGAGCTAAATCTGTTGGCCATGCCCGTCGTGAATCACTAAAATATATGAGACCCCCAGTACCTACATCTGCATATCCTCAACAGGAGCTTATAGATACCGGATTCTTAGAGTCTAGCGACGATAACAAATCTGATAGTTTGGGAAATGTTACTTCACATACAAATGATAGCGCCAGTGTGCATTCCGTGAATGTACACATAAATTCGTCATCTATAGAAAAGGAACTAACGGATGAACAGATACTACAGGAAGCTTCTAAAGCTCCAGCCGGTTCTATGCCGTCCATCGATTTCCCTcgttctttatttttgaagggtttcttttctgttcAGACAACTTCGTCGAAGCCTTTACCAATTGTTAGATACAAGATTATGTTCGTCCTGAGGAAAATGCACATTGATTTCAAGGAAGTTAAAGGTGGGTTTGTTTGTATGCAAAGGTTCTCCAGTAATATGGCAGCAAAGAGAGAAGAAACTCCAAGGTCGATCATGCCGGTTTCGCATCATGGATCCATTAGACGTCAAGGTTCTAATAAATATTCACCCTCTTCCCCTTTAACAACTAATTCTATTCATCAAAGGAAATCATCTATAACTGAAACCTATGGAGATGACAAGTATTCGGGAACGTCACTGGAAAACATTCGCCAACAAGGCGACGGTAGCGGAGGCATGACTACAACAGAAAAAGAGCCCATCAAATTCGAGATTCATATCGTCAAGGTGCGTATTGTTGGTTTAGCCGGTGTGCAttttaagaaaatttctGGGAACACTTGGATGTATAAAGAGCTGGcttctagtatattaaAAGAACTAAACTTATAA
- the INO2 gene encoding Ino2p (Transcription factor~similar to YDR123C) — MQQATGNELLGILDLDNDIDFETAYQMLSSNFDDQMSAHIHENTFSTGSPPLLTHDLGVIPNVTTVQPSHVEALPIDNQTHHVPLNSHAHYLNHNPHQPSVGFDHTLGLKLSPSNSGLLSTNESNAIEQFLDNLISQDMMSSNASMGPDSHLHTRSPKKQHKYAEANQRYSEANSHSNTRELPTNIADVPAEFATREGPHQPISNDHYNPPPFSIPEIRIPDSDIPANIEDDPAKIRKWKHVQMEKIRRINTKEAFERLIKSVKTPPKENGKRIPKHILLTCVMNDIKSIRSANEALQHILDDS; from the coding sequence ATGCAACAAGCAACGGGGAATGAATTATTGGGTATCCTGGATCTGGATAACGATATAGACTTTGAAACTGCTTACCAAATGCTCAGCAGTAACTTTGACGACCAAATGTCTGCGCACATACATGAAAACACGTTTAGTACAGGATCCCCTCCTCTATTGACACACGATCTCGGCGTTATTCCCAACGTGACTACCGTGCAACCCTCTCATGTAGAAGCTCTACCTATCGATAACCAAACTCATCATGTTCCTTTGAACTCTCATGCACATTATCTAAATCACAACCCTCATCAACCAAGCGTAGGGTTTGATCATACTCTTGGTCTGAAATTGTCTCCTTCTAATTCCGGATTGTTGAGCACGAACGAATCGAATGCAATTGAGCAGTTTTTAGACAATTTAATCTCTCAGGATATGATGTCCTCCAACGCTTCCATGGGCCCTGATTCACATCTTCACACAAGATCACCGAAAAAGCAGCATAAGTATGCAGAAGCAAATCAAAGATATTCTGAAGCAAATTCTCACAGTAACACAAGAGAGTTACCCACAAACATAGCAGATGTGCCAGCCGAATTCGCCACTAGGGAAGGACCTCATCAGCCCATTAGCAATGATCACTATAACCCACCACCATTTTCGATACCTGAGATAAGGATCCCAGACTCTGATATTCCGGCCAATATCGAGGACGACCCTGCGAAGataagaaaatggaaacaCGTTCAAATGGAGAAGATACGAAGAATAAACACCAAGGAAGCTTTTGAAAGGCTCATTAAATCAGTAAAGACCCCACCGAAGGAAAACGGGAAAAGAATCCCCAAACATATCCTTTTAACCTGTGTAATGAACGATATCAAATCCATTAGAAGCGCGAACGAAGCACTACAACACATTTTGGATGATTCGTAA
- the ECM18 gene encoding alpha/beta hydrolase family protein (similar to YDR125C) → MKNGLSIKRYLVHSGGLSKQTMYIYKRCKWSRAFHSNRYLLEDKRREKSLQRKILERILRPKEENAVKKSGFKLWSSHLNNSRRTYERLEELQKHIMEQVHVEGSKKNDKLFDEINQWHFQNENTSTVLTPTLLIHGYAASSMSFFRNYPGLSKHIRNLYSIDMPASGLSSIPSLEINTTTPLPLDIKFIGRNKFRVPYTINASHHKFVIQMYEDFYLDRIEQWRIDNKLGKINIVGHSFGGYLSFKYAVKYPESVDKLCLVSPLGVERNIWSVNNNFHSNTLYTIDFEDPSSKFYSKRNLIPKYLFEQQFQILRMMGPLGAKLCWNYIMAAYSRVPSMAYKEYIFELFYGKGGMPAVTTDIFKGLFSRCILAKDPLMDSLHYLNLRKLFIVYGQYDWMNKKAGMLMVKELNNLGNCLEGASYSEIPSSGHNLFLDNPQSFNQSIVSFLSEEPKLP, encoded by the coding sequence atgaaaaatggtCTTTCTATAAAGAGGTACTTGGTGCACTCTGGAGGCTTAAGCAAGCAAAcaatgtatatatataaacgTTGCAAGTGGAGCAGAGCCTTTCACAGTAATAGATACCTGCTGGAAGACAAACGTCGTGAAAAGAGTCTTcagagaaaaattttggaaaggATTCTTAGACCCAAGGAGGAAAATGCTGTTAAGAAATCAGGATTCAAGCTATGGTCAAGTCATTTAAATAATTCGCGCAGAACGTATGAACGGTTAGAGGAACTACAGAAGCATATTATGGAACAAGTACACGTTGAAGgttccaagaaaaatgataagTTATTTGACGAAATAAATCAATGGCATttccaaaatgaaaatacaAGTACTGTTCTAACTCCTACATTACTGATACACGGTTACGCTGCTTCCTCAATGTCCTTCTTCAGAAATTATCCGGGTCTCTCTAAGCACATCCGAAACTTGTATTCAATTGATATGCCAGCGAGCGGATTGTCTTCAATACCGTCTTTAGAGATTAATACAACGACACCTTTGCCGTTAGatatcaaatttattgGAAGGAATAAGTTTAGGGTTCCATATACAATAAATGCGAGTCACCATAAATTTGTGATCCAAATGTACGAAGATTTCTACCTCGACAGAATCGAACAATGGCGCATTGACAACAAATTAGGCAAAATAAATATTGTGGGACATTCTTTTGGTGGATATTTATCTTTTAAATATGCTGTTAAATATCCAGAATCAGTAGACAAACTTTGTTTGGTATCCCCTTTGGGAgtggaaagaaatatatggtccgttaataataatttccACTCTAACACTCTCTACACTATCGATTTCGAAGATCCAAGTTCCAAGTTTTACTCGAAAAGAAACTTGattccaaaatatttgtttgaacaacaatttcaaattttgagaatGATGGGCCCATTAGGAGCTAAGTTATGTTGGAATTACATAATGGCAGCATATAGTCGAGTTCCATCAATGGCATACAAAGAATACATCTTTGAATTGTTTTACGGTAAGGGAGGTATGCCGGCGGTTACAACAGATATTTTCAAAGGGTTATTTTCAAGATGTATTTTAGCGAAGGATCCCTTAATGGATTCCCTGCATTATTTAAACCTAAGAAAATTATTCATAGTATATGGGCAATATGATTGGATGAATAAAAAAGCCGGTATGCTCATGGTCAAAGAGTTGAACAATTTAGGGAACTGTCTAGAAGGAGCAAGTTATTCAGAAATACCCTCTTCCGGCCACAACCTTTTTTTAGATAATCCGCAATCCTTTAACCAATCTATAGTGTCGTTTTTATCAGAGGAACCTAAATTGCCTTGA
- the SWF1 gene encoding palmitoyltransferase SWF1 (Palmitoyltransferase that acts on transmembrane proteins~similar to YDR126W), producing the protein MSWNVLFVLLIGVVVLVLLSPVFKSTWPFSTFYRNVFQPFLADDQKYRWKFHLVPLFYTSIYLYLVYTYHTRVESLIKNELFLLERILIVPIIILPPVALGILAMVTRAEDSNDHKLGSTEKYPYDYLLYYPAIKCSTCRIVKPARSKHCSICNRCVLVADHHCIWINNCIGKGNYLQFYLFLISNIFSMSYAFLRLWYISLHSTTTLPTAVLTLTILCGCFTIICLIFTYLQLAIVKEGMTTNEQDKWYTIQEYMREGKLVRSLDDDCQSWFLKFTEQEENTAGRLQDQHVTFYSTNAYDHKHYSLAHYTTIKDASEIPNIYDKGTFLANFTDLI; encoded by the coding sequence ATGTCATGGAATGTGCTGTTTGTATTGCTAATAGGAGTTGTAGTTTTGGTATTACTTTCCCCGGTATTCAAGTCAACATGGCCATTTTCGACTTTCTACCGTAATGTCTTTCAGCCCTTTCTAGCCGATGACCAAAAATATCGTTGGAAGTTCCATTTGGTACCTCTTTTCTACACTTCAATTTACCTATACCTAGTATATACCTACCACACCAGAGTGGAGTCACTAATCAAGAATGAACTATTCCTTTTGGAACGGATACTTATCGTGCCGATAATTATACTACCACCGGTAGCATTAGGAATTCTGGCTATGGTAACCAGAGCTGAGGATTCAAACGATCACAAACTAGGTTCAACGGAAAAATATCCATACGATTACTTGTTGTATTATCCTGCCATAAAGTGTTCGACATGTCGAATCGTCAAACCTGCTAGATCCAAACATTGTAGCATTTGCAATAGATGCGTTTTGGTGGCCGATCATCATTGCATCTGGATAAATAACTGCATCGGAAAAGGAAACTACCTTCAATTTTACctttttctaatttcaaACATATTCTCGATGAGCTACGCCTTTCTAAGATTGTGGTATATTTCTTTACATAGCACAACTACACTTCCTACAGCTGTCCTGACTCTAACCATATTATGTGGATGTTTCACTATTATCTGCCTTATTTTCACATACCTTCAATTGGCTATCGTAAAGGAGGGAATGACCACAAATGAGCAAGACAAATGGTATACCATCCAAGAGTATATGAGAGAAGGAAAACTGGTGAGATCATTGGATGATGATTGTCAATCTTGGTTTCTCAAATTCACggaacaagaagaaaatactGCCGGACGTCTTCAGGATCAACATGTTACGTTTTATAGCACGAATGCCTACGACCATAAGCACTACAGTCTAGCACACTATACTACGATTAAAGATGCGTCCGAAATTCCTAATATATATGACAAGGGTACCTTCTTGGCCAATTTCACAGATTTAATATAG